The window AGGCTATTTTAACATGGGAAATAGGATGACTGTGCAGGACCTTTAAAGGTTTTGAAAAAGACTAAGAAAGGATATTCAGTGTCTTATTACCAAATGCGTTGCAAAGTGTTTTCCGGGAAAGCACATTTTCATAAAGTATCCCACTTTAGCAATACTCACCCTCATCAAAGCAGCAGTACATCAGACCTATAGTACATCAGACCTATAGTACATCAGACCTATAGTACATCAGACCTATAGTAACACTGTGTGTGGCCGAAGTGTATCTGCATAAATAGAACATAGCAACGCCCACCGGAGAAGTATTCTATAGTGTGCAGAGTGAAGAAATAGTCAGCCAGTTACAGGAGGATTTGCCTCTCAGATTGAGAAGAATTAGCCAATGGAGGGAGTGAAAGCGTCTATATTTGGCAACACTGTCAAAAGAGCACTTCCTCTTTCTATTAATAAGATCTGCATCCTTCCTGTGACCTCATAAAACAAGCTCCTCCGGTGCGAGGAATTATTCTTTCCAATTCATTTTTCTCTAATTAAATTCTGCATCAGCACGCTCTACTATAAATCGACCAAATTCAAGGAGCTGCAAATTAAaaatttgtgtttgtgtgtgagtgtgtgtgtatgtgtgtgtgtgagagagagggagggagggagagtgaagagagaaacatagaaagagagagagaagctgattTGCCTGTGTCAAGGCATATCATGGGTGTGTGACAGATATTCAGCCCCTCCTTGAAGGACAATGGAAGTTCAGTAGAAAATGTTTGTCTTTCTGCATCTCGGCCTTTAGCAGGGTGGTTTAACAATACACAACACGTACCCTGATGAAAGCTGTACTGCTGTGTTGATTTCTGACAATACACAATCATTCCCCATTGAACTTCCATTGTTCTCGAAGTGTCTGAATACCTCCCACAGTACAGTTTCCAGTCCAGTTTCCATGCACCTTGGTTGGAATGTGAGGTAGCAACAGTATACACTCTCCTTTACAGTGCAAAATATGATGAAAAGCACTGCACAAGATACTGGAAAAACAGCAATGTTTTATTGTTGTTTATGTATGAACTACAATCTCTGGTATCAATAAATGTACGCTGTATTCCTCGAGAGGTATGGGAAGGATGCCAACGGAGATATCCGTTTGACTCCTCAGTCTCTCACATTCTTTTCTCTTTACATTGGAATCCAGAAGCACATGTAAAATTTTGACgtgaaaatcatttttttttttgcatgttattttgaaaATAGGTCTCGTATAAATGTACCACTCGAGGAGCATTCTCTCAGAAAATGAGAGAAGGGACAAAACCCCCAATACAGTAACCTCCCATAGATGGACAGTTGGCAGAACAACACACAATAAACCAATCACCAGCTCCACATAGAAATGAATCTCTCACAGCCTTATTGGCTGTAGACTATACTGTCTAAGGTCAAGCATTCAGCCACCGAAAGCATTGAAAAAGAATTGAAAGCATTGAAAAAGAATTGAAAGCATTGAAAAGGAATCGAAAGCATTGAAAAGGAGTCACTAGAAGGGGGAAGAATGGTGAACCTCCAGTGAGACTGGACCGGACAGGACTGGaccggaccagacaggactggaccGGACCGGAACAGAAGCTACTGCTGCTGTATCCATGTGCTGTTTGACGACCCCAAGCAACAAGTTATATACAGATATAACTAGTGAATAGATCAGAATGGCCTTGTCAGAGATACATCTTTTATGGGTATGGATGCTTAAGTGCTGAATGAATGCTTCTGTATATGCAATTTCTTTATTATGAACAACTGGCGTAATGCTCAGTACATACTAAAAACAGGTTCATATACCCATAAATCAAATGTCTATGACTTTCACACTGAGCACTAATGTCTGTATTGAGTCAATCCAGTCTATTTGGATGCCAGTTGGAGATACTAACACAATAgcaatatatgccatttagcagacacttttatccaaagggacttgcatacattttacatatgggtggcaCCAGCGAGAATCAAACTTAGAACCTTGGTGTGTTGCGAGCGCCGTGCTCTAGTGCCTGAGCCACAGCACCACCTGATATTGAAAAGGTCATGTTTACCCATTCAATTGTCGGGAGCATAATATGGAGTGTGAGACTTTCTTTATCTTCGTATTGTCATAAGCATGACACAAGCAGTCATGGCAGCTTACTGTATGTCAGCTAATGACAGCTGGCTGTGCCCTGCTATGATGCAAACCAAATGTGTCCCTAAGTAGCCGCTTTGGTATAGTGCTGCCTGTCGTACCAAACATTCTCTCCGTCAACGCAGTTGTGTTAACTTAGTGGATGCAACTGAAGCATAACTCCGTGCCTCTGTAATTCACCCAGACACTTTAGCCTGCAATCTAACAGTGGATTTTGGGGAATTGTGTTGTAAAGTTAAGCGGCAGTTGTTAGCTCCGGGACAACAGCCCTGGCATATCTGCTCCTCCTCACGCTCCACACAAGGTCCGTGTTTCCATGGCGACTGTCCTTCGGCTATTTCTGCGCTCCTCATTCCTTATCTGTTTTTCACTGCTATTGCGTCACATCTTCAATATCTGCCCCCATGGCCATCATGGGCCaaacccctccctcctttcctcattccctcccatcctccctgcTTCACTCAACTACCAAATGAAATGCGCCGTGTAAACAGAGTAGAGAAAAGACAAGGCGGTGTTGTGATAGATGGACGATGAGAGAGGCGCCATCAAAAGGCCTTGGGTTGTGTATTTTCCCTGACAAACACGGCCGAGAAGATCAGAGTAGGAGCCTCTCAGAAATCAGAAGACTAGTTCATCCATTAGCTGCTGTGTAAAGGGATACGGGTTGGAGTTTTCAAGCTGTTTTCTGAATCAACTTCTCCTCTAGCTCATCTAGAAGCCTACAAATGGACTGCTGATGCAGTTTAATGAGCAATTACACCTCCCTGTTTACTACAGACTGACAGTACAGACGGCTAGCCCCCTGTGTTGGCCGACCAGGGTCACGCTGAATTACATGCAAGCTTTATTTGCGCTAACAGACGGGCTATCAGTCCCCGACCGTCTGTGACCCTAGGGTGATACCAAGGTAACGCGACAGTGCTGCTGATCTAGATCATTAACACATTACCGTAGGGCCGTGGAGCCTCCCCTTCATTCGCCCACATCTTCTGCTGCACTGCCATTCCCCTCATGTCTAAAGAGAGACAAATGAGATATGTCGAGAGGAGAGATGAATgtgccagagaaagagagagagagagagagaggagaagagagaggagagtgtaagagaggaggatgggcaaaggagaaagggggagggagagagtaggatgagaggtgaaggagaggggttggaagaatgagagcgagagagagagagagcgagcgaggggagaaaagagagaggggaggtaggagggggagagtgatagagtgaaAGAGATACAgtgtgagaggagggagagagagaaaagagcgaGAGTGTgataggagaggggaaggagggagggagggagggagggagggagggagggagggagggggacagagaccttCATCTTAATTTAAGTGAAGGATGTATAGTTGTTGATTTGGAGCCGGGAAAATGCATGTTCAGTCATTTGGCCGTCTGGTTCCCGAGGCATGTTGGCCTCATTGCTCATTTCATTAACAGCCAAGTCATGGGAACATCTGTATCTCATCTAATTTGAGTGACAGGAAGGGTACAGTGTAATATGAGGATCCTCCCTCTTCATCAGTTTTATGTAATGTAGCTGTGATAATATTCGAGGGCTGTGAATATATCCAAAGGAATATCTGGGATATCTGGGATATTATAATGACCTTCAAACATTTTGATAAAAATTCTCAAACAAGGCAGTATTATATTTTCATCTGAAATGGCCCTATGGTCAAATGGAAGCTGTGTTAATCTATTCTGTTGCTGCACTCACATTTAGAAACGGTCCGAACATGGTTTGAATGTAGAGAATTCATTTGAGTAGATGAGTTTACAGTGAACCATTCTTCCCCCAACATCACACAGAGGTGAAATAAAATTGGAGCTAAAAAGCTCATTCAGATTTGTTTTTCTTGATTTAGCCACtagacatatatttttttaaataaataatttctGTTTTGTAAAGACACTTTTTCAAATAGCACACCCATTTTGAAAGATGTTGATCCATTTGATCGTTGACATCATCAGTCAAGTCAGTGTCAAGTCATTCCCACACTAATCCTTACCATTCTGTCCATGATACTTCCTGTATGAGATAGCTGATATCGGATTCCTCTAATGAATCTCAATCAAATTTGGGTCTCTTGCACATTGTCTTTGGAGCTGGCTTGAATCAGTAAAGGTTCCTGTGTGTGGGAGTGGTGGTAGGTGCTCCTGTAAGTGTTGTAATGGTTGTAATGCTCCAATGGGGGCAGGTGTAAGTGGGTCTCCATGGCAGCGACACCAGCGagctcctcctccactgtgaTGACCTCCATGGAGGAGGCGGGGCCATCGGGGTCCTGTTGGTGGTTCTGCTTCCTCATCTTGTAGAAAATAACCAGCAAGACGGCGGCCATAAGCGTGATGGCCACGAAGCAGCCGATGATGATCTTGGTGGTCTTCATCACCTCCTCCAAGCCGCGGTCCCCCTCCCCgtccaggtccagaacagagacGGTGTAGGTCCGCTCTGTGGTCCTGGTCTGGACCGGAGGCCCCCTGGTGGTCGAAGATGATACCCAGCCAATCGGTGGAAGAGCAGGAGTCTGGCTGTCGTCTACTGTCTCTGTGGTCTCCACGGTGACTGTGGTGAAGTAGGTGACGCCGCTGTTCTCCACCGAGGTGACGTTGAGGACGGCAGAGGCGGAGATGTTGCCCGCCGTGTTGCTCACCATGCAGGTGTAAGTCCCCGTGTCCTGCATGGTGACAGTGGTGAAGTTCAACGTCCCGTCGTTGAGGACAGCCAGACGCACCTTGTACGCCCCGTGGGTCACCAGAGACCCGTTGGGGGTGAGCCAGCTTACCGAGGTCAACGAGCTCGTTCTGCACTTGAGCTCAGCCGCCATGCCCTCTGTGACGTTGCGGTCCGCCGGCGGCTCCACGATGACAGGCACATCGCACTGGAAGTAGCTGTGCTCTAGCTCGCCGATGTAGCGACCCCTGTAGCTGGCTGGGGTGTGGCAGCGGGCACAGCAGCTGGTGTTGGCAGGCACTGTCTCCTTCAGCCACCAGCTAAGCCACAGGATGTCACAGTTACAGTTCCAGGGGTTATGGTGCAGATGGACTCTCTCCAGGCGGTGCAGGGGGGTGAAGAGGTCATGGGGCAACAGGGTGAGGTTGTTGTGGGCCAGGTTGAGCTCTACCAGGGACTGGAGGTCGTCAAAGGAGTTCCTCTCGATGGTCTGGATCTGAGCGTGCATCATCCACAACTTCTGCAAGTTCGCCAGCCCTGCGAAAGAGCCAGGCCCTATGACAGAGATCTGGTTCCCTGACATCTCTAGCTCCTCCAGCCTGACCAAGGGTAGGATGTTGGGGATCTCCTTGAGGTTGCACATGCCCAGGTTCAGGTAGCGCAGGTTGCTGAGGTCCTGGAAGGCTCCATCTGAGATGTAGGAGAGCCGCTTGAGCTCTCCCAGGTCCAGTCTTCGCAGCGAGGGGACCCGGTTGAAGGCATACGACGGGATGCTCTCAATGGGGTTGTTCCTCAGCCACAGCTCCTTGAGCTTGGAGAGGTACTCGAAGGCCCcattggggatggtggtgagacgGTTGTCGAACAGCTCCAGGGTGTTGAGACTGGCCAGGCCGTTGAAGGCGCCAATCTCAATGTTGCGAATGTGGTTCTTGCTCAGCTGCAGGATTTCCAGGTGCCGTAGATGCTTGAAGCTGTCCACCTTGATCACCTGGATGAGGTTGTCCTGCAGGTTCAGGTAGCGTGTGTTGGTTGAGATGCCGTCGGGGACATCTCGCAGGCTTCGGCGGGTGCAGATCACCTTGCTGAACTGGTTGCTGCAGGAGCAGACAGAGGGGCAGGTCTGGGCACGCACCAGGCCGGCCACCGCCAGGATCTGGAGGGCCAACAGCAGCACAAAGAGGGGATAGGACCGAGCCCCCCTCAGCCTAGGATCTCTCATTGTCTGGCGCTGGAGGGAGGAGATCATTGTGATCAGCATTCATAGTTCAGTGGCTGGTGGTCCTCTCTGAAATATtgtaaagagaagagagaaaagtaCAGATTAGGCAGTGGAACAATATAAGACAAGCAAAGAAAACTAGATGTAGAACAGAAGGTAATTATGGGTAATGCCACTTCTTTTTATGTGTATAAAGTCTATTGAAGGGACACCATACTGTCTGTGCTCAATGCACATGCCTGGGATAATGACCTACATGAGGAAGAAAGATGGTGAAATGTAGTTGCCTTATCATTGGGATGGATGGATGTTCACTCAGCCTAGATAGTCATCATCAACACTGTCCATCTGTAGAGCATTAGAGCAGTCAGGGATATCAGGACTCCCCAGGACAGGCTTCATGACTGAGGGCAACAGAACTGAAAAACTCAGCATCTAACTCCCATATGAACTTTCCTCTCTcatcaataaataaatacaaatgtttgTCATTCAGGTCCTAACCCGGGAAGTGAATTATTCATCTGTACATCTGCAATAAGACAATAAAACCAGCCAGTCAATTTCTCTTATTGTATACTTCAATTCACAAATAgatttgtcacaaagtgctgtaacaAACTGGTCACAAAACGGACTGTTTTTTCAGTCTCAAAACGTAGATGAATTTCACTTCTCACAATAAGTGTTTTCAGAGGAGGACGTGTCTACCAGCTTAGAAATAAGTCAACAACAGAGATGGTGTTGAAACAATGTATAATATTATTCTGATATAACAACAAacggtgcatttggaaagtattcagaccccttccctttttccacattttgttaccttacagccttattctaaaattgattaaattacattttttcctCAATCAATtcctcaatctatacacaataccctaaatgacaatgcaaaaacaggttttaagaaatgtttgcaaatgtataaaaataaaataacagaaacaccttatttacataagtattccaatTCTtaactatgagactcaaaattgagctcaggtgctttccgtttccattgatcatccttaagatgtttctacaacttgattggagtccatctgtagGAAATtgaaatgattggacatgatttgcaaaggcacacacctgtctatttaaggtcacATGGTTGGCAGTGCACGTCACAGCAAgaactatatcaaatcaaatcaaatcttatttgtcatatacacatggttagcagatgttaatgcgagtgtagcgaaatgcttgtgcttctagttccgactgtcacgatcgtgtactggagagacggaccaagatgcagcggaataatgatacatcttctctttttatttaaagaagatgaacgaacacgacacactttaacaaactatacaaaacaacaaacgaccgtgaagctaaataacgttgtgcacatacacatacaggctacaaacgttctacatagacaattacccacatcacatgaaagcctatggctaccctaaatatggctcccaatcagagacaacagaaatcagctgtctctaattgggaactcattcaggcaaccatagactctcctaaacaactaaaccaacatagacaacgctagacacatgcactacacacaaacccatacaatacacccaacaccccctttaccatataatcacccaaaaccgacaaaacacaaacattccccatgtcacaccctgacctaactaaaataataaagaaaacaaagaatactaaggccagggcgtgacataaccccccccttaaggtgcgaactccgggcgcaccattacacagtctaggggagggtctgggtgggcttccatccacggtggcggctccggctctggttgtggtccccacgtcaccatagtccctaaccgcctccttagcttcctccaaatgacccccctccacattaaccccatagcattaaggggcagttccggactaaggggcagctccggactaaggggcagtaccagggtaaggggcagtaccagggtaaggggcagtaccagggtcaggggcagta of the Salvelinus fontinalis isolate EN_2023a unplaced genomic scaffold, ASM2944872v1 scaffold_0216, whole genome shotgun sequence genome contains:
- the LOC129844736 gene encoding leucine-rich repeat-containing protein 4C-like, whose product is MLITMISSLQRQTMRDPRLRGARSYPLFVLLLALQILAVAGLVRAQTCPSVCSCSNQFSKVICTRRSLRDVPDGISTNTRYLNLQDNLIQVIKVDSFKHLRHLEILQLSKNHIRNIEIGAFNGLASLNTLELFDNRLTTIPNGAFEYLSKLKELWLRNNPIESIPSYAFNRVPSLRRLDLGELKRLSYISDGAFQDLSNLRYLNLGMCNLKEIPNILPLVRLEELEMSGNQISVIGPGSFAGLANLQKLWMMHAQIQTIERNSFDDLQSLVELNLAHNNLTLLPHDLFTPLHRLERVHLHHNPWNCNCDILWLSWWLKETVPANTSCCARCHTPASYRGRYIGELEHSYFQCDVPVIVEPPADRNVTEGMAAELKCRTSSLTSVSWLTPNGSLVTHGAYKVRLAVLNDGTLNFTTVTMQDTGTYTCMVSNTAGNISASAVLNVTSVENSGVTYFTTVTVETTETVDDSQTPALPPIGWVSSSTTRGPPVQTRTTERTYTVSVLDLDGEGDRGLEEVMKTTKIIIGCFVAITLMAAVLLVIFYKMRKQNHQQDPDGPASSMEVITVEEELAGVAAMETHLHLPPLEHYNHYNTYRSTYHHSHTQEPLLIQASSKDNVQETQI